Proteins from one Candidatus Scalindua japonica genomic window:
- a CDS encoding polysaccharide pyruvyl transferase family protein → MKSRTKIKKVCILGAVFNTNNMGVGALTYGSIKCITSQFPNAEITLLGYGEKQLFYDVNINDKNIKIQLLNMRFSKKLYLLNNVVTLNLIALIIKLIPINNIKNKIISSNIYLRHISESGIIASIAGGDSFSDIYGIRSLLYVSLPKLLVLFMGKDLILLPQTLGPFKSRFAKELARYILNSASVVYSRDYIGLKEVKELLGSKYNFDKLRFCYDVGFVLDPVKPDNINIPGFFERSNKDKCTVGLNISGLLYAGGYTQNNMFGLKVDYKELVCRIIDFMFHEKDVNIILLPHVFGSSQHLESDSVACENIYNKISKKYEDKLFLVKGEYNQNEIKYIIGLCDFFIGSRMHACIAALSQNIPPVSIAYSKKFLGVMQTIGVEVLVADPRKMCKKDILNIIDKAYEQKDLIREQLKRKIPKVKDAVINLFKNLNG, encoded by the coding sequence CCCAATTCCCTAATGCTGAGATAACTTTGTTAGGTTATGGTGAAAAACAATTATTTTATGATGTTAATATTAACGACAAAAATATTAAAATCCAATTACTTAATATGCGGTTCTCGAAAAAGCTATATTTGCTAAATAATGTTGTAACATTAAATCTAATTGCGTTAATAATAAAGCTTATACCAATAAATAATATTAAGAATAAAATTATATCTAGTAATATTTATTTGAGACATATTTCTGAATCAGGCATTATTGCATCTATAGCAGGTGGTGATAGTTTTAGTGATATTTATGGTATTAGGAGTTTGCTTTATGTATCTCTCCCAAAACTTCTTGTATTATTTATGGGAAAAGATTTAATTTTATTACCACAAACATTGGGGCCGTTTAAAAGTAGGTTTGCTAAAGAGTTAGCAAGGTACATTCTTAATAGTGCAAGTGTTGTTTATTCAAGAGATTACATTGGTTTAAAGGAAGTTAAAGAGTTACTTGGGTCTAAGTATAATTTTGACAAATTAAGGTTTTGTTATGATGTTGGATTTGTGCTTGATCCCGTAAAACCTGACAATATAAATATACCTGGTTTTTTTGAAAGAAGCAATAAGGATAAGTGTACTGTAGGTTTAAACATAAGTGGGTTGTTGTATGCAGGTGGTTATACACAAAACAATATGTTTGGTTTAAAAGTTGATTATAAAGAACTTGTGTGCAGAATAATTGATTTTATGTTTCATGAAAAAGATGTGAACATAATTCTCTTGCCTCATGTATTTGGTTCTTCTCAGCATCTTGAAAGTGACTCAGTAGCTTGTGAGAACATATATAATAAAATAAGTAAAAAATATGAAGATAAACTTTTTCTTGTAAAAGGGGAATATAACCAAAATGAGATAAAATATATTATTGGACTATGCGATTTTTTCATTGGTTCTCGTATGCATGCATGTATTGCCGCTCTCTCTCAAAACATACCACCGGTGTCAATTGCTTATAGCAAGAAATTTCTGGGAGTAATGCAAACTATAGGTGTTGAGGTCCTTGTTGCAGACCCTCGCAAGATGTGTAAGAAAGATATATTAAATATAATTGATAAAGCATACGAGCAAAAAGATTTAATTAGAGAACAGCTTAAAAGAAAAATACCTAAGGTAAAAGATGCAGTGATTAATTTATTTAAAAATTTAAATGGTTGA